In Halobaculum sp. XH14, a single genomic region encodes these proteins:
- a CDS encoding NAD-binding protein, whose translation MNHDTIIIGGRGVGETLAEELSDGGGEVAFLGEDHRAVERAEAAGADARVVDLRSGSALDREGLDGPAVVIAASREDRRNLLVAQLVRVRRADRVIALVNDPENVDAFDDAGVEPVCASTALASALDRKRRGEEVFETEEDSEDHRRSTNEDERLRSRGGGDA comes from the coding sequence ATGAACCACGACACGATCATCATCGGCGGACGGGGCGTCGGGGAGACGCTCGCGGAGGAGCTATCGGACGGGGGCGGCGAGGTGGCGTTCCTCGGCGAGGATCACCGCGCGGTCGAGCGCGCCGAGGCGGCCGGCGCCGACGCGCGGGTCGTGGATCTGCGATCCGGGTCCGCGCTCGACCGCGAGGGGCTCGACGGCCCGGCCGTCGTCATCGCGGCCTCCCGGGAGGACCGCCGAAACCTCCTCGTCGCACAGCTCGTTCGCGTCCGGCGGGCCGACCGCGTCATCGCGCTCGTGAACGACCCGGAGAACGTGGACGCGTTCGACGACGCGGGCGTGGAGCCGGTCTGTGCCTCGACCGCCCTGGCGTCCGCACTCGACAGGAAGCGGCGCGGCGAGGAGGTGTTCGAGACGGAGGAGGACTCCGAGGACCACCGGCGGTCGACGAACGAGGACGAGCGGTTGCGCTCGCGCGGGGGAGGTGACGCGTAG